The Catenuloplanes niger genome includes a window with the following:
- a CDS encoding TetR family transcriptional regulator produces MSTTAVTAGPLRRVPVQGRSVARVQRMLDACAELVDEVGYEGLTTTLLAERAEVAIGSVYQFFPDKRAIVQALALRNMEAYLERLSARFAAGNLAHWWDGVDAAIDEFIGMHRTVAGFRTLHFGDVVDVHLLDEERDNNVVIANRIAEVLHEQFAVADTPTLRFALEIAVTTADSLIKLAFRRDSDGDPRIIQESKTLIRDYLQSHVGV; encoded by the coding sequence GTGTCGACAACAGCTGTCACCGCCGGACCCCTACGCCGCGTCCCCGTTCAGGGGCGCAGCGTAGCGCGGGTCCAGCGCATGCTCGACGCCTGCGCTGAGCTTGTCGACGAGGTCGGATACGAGGGACTGACCACGACCCTGCTCGCCGAACGCGCCGAAGTGGCGATCGGCTCGGTCTATCAGTTCTTCCCGGACAAGCGGGCCATCGTGCAGGCACTCGCCCTGCGCAACATGGAGGCCTACCTCGAGCGACTGTCCGCCCGGTTCGCCGCCGGCAATCTCGCCCACTGGTGGGACGGGGTGGACGCGGCGATAGACGAGTTCATCGGCATGCACCGCACCGTCGCCGGGTTCCGCACGCTGCACTTCGGCGACGTCGTCGACGTGCACCTGCTGGACGAGGAACGCGACAACAACGTGGTCATCGCCAACCGGATCGCCGAGGTGCTGCACGAGCAGTTCGCGGTCGCGGACACGCCCACGCTGCGGTTCGCCCTGGAGATCGCGGTGACCACGGCGGACTCCCTGATCAAGCTCGCGTTCCGCCGCGACTCGGACGGCGACCCGCGGATCATCCAGGAGTCCAAGACGCTGATCCGCGACTATCTCCAATCCCACGTCGGCGTCTGA
- a CDS encoding DNA polymerase III subunit delta', giving the protein MMDVFAALIGQDEATTTFRRAAAEAHALVAAGRGLGNEEKAEGGARTGAMTHAWIITGPPGSGRLEAARAFAAALQCRTGTGCGECDGCHTTLTGTHADVRMVVPDGLSIAVKDMRALVLRAATAPSGGRWQVVVVADADRLTEGAGNALLKAIEEPSPRTVFLLCTPSTHPDDISVTIRSRCRVVPLVQARPEALAAALAAQQGVPADVAEWAASAAQGDVELARRLAGDPDVRKRREAVLAVPRKLTSVGAAFDAASALIEAAEAEAAALVAELDATERSDLERALGAGGTGRGASGAIRGAAGQLKELEKRQKSRATRAQRDALDRALVDLAGFYRDVLTAQFGAPVRPVHGDTAAGARAAAEKWSAESTLRRLEAVLGCREAITLNVKPRIAVEAMMLSLWKG; this is encoded by the coding sequence CTGATGGACGTCTTCGCGGCACTGATCGGCCAGGACGAGGCCACGACCACGTTCCGGCGCGCGGCCGCCGAGGCGCACGCGCTGGTCGCGGCCGGCCGCGGTCTCGGCAACGAGGAGAAGGCCGAGGGCGGCGCCCGCACCGGCGCGATGACGCACGCCTGGATCATCACCGGCCCGCCCGGCTCCGGCCGCCTGGAGGCCGCCCGCGCGTTCGCGGCCGCGCTGCAGTGCCGCACCGGCACCGGCTGCGGCGAGTGCGACGGTTGCCACACCACGCTGACCGGCACCCACGCGGACGTGCGGATGGTGGTCCCGGACGGCCTCTCGATCGCGGTCAAGGACATGCGTGCGCTGGTGCTGCGCGCCGCCACCGCGCCGTCCGGCGGGCGCTGGCAGGTGGTCGTGGTGGCGGACGCGGACCGGCTCACCGAGGGCGCCGGCAACGCGCTGCTGAAGGCGATCGAGGAGCCCTCGCCCCGCACCGTCTTCCTGCTCTGCACGCCGTCCACCCACCCGGACGACATCTCGGTGACGATCCGCTCCCGCTGTCGCGTGGTGCCGCTGGTGCAGGCCCGCCCGGAGGCGCTGGCCGCCGCGCTGGCCGCACAGCAGGGCGTGCCGGCGGACGTGGCCGAGTGGGCCGCCTCGGCCGCGCAGGGCGACGTGGAGCTGGCCCGGCGGCTGGCCGGGGACCCGGACGTGCGCAAGCGGCGCGAGGCGGTGCTCGCGGTGCCGCGCAAGCTGACCAGCGTGGGTGCGGCGTTCGACGCGGCGTCCGCGCTGATCGAGGCCGCGGAGGCGGAGGCGGCCGCGCTGGTCGCGGAGCTGGACGCCACCGAGCGGTCCGACCTGGAGCGTGCGCTGGGTGCGGGTGGCACCGGCCGGGGCGCGTCCGGCGCGATCCGGGGCGCGGCCGGCCAGCTCAAGGAGCTGGAGAAGCGGCAGAAGTCGCGGGCCACCCGCGCGCAGCGGGACGCGCTCGACCGCGCGCTGGTCGACCTGGCCGGCTTCTACCGCGACGTGCTGACCGCGCAGTTCGGCGCGCCGGTCCGGCCGGTGCACGGCGACACCGCGGCGGGCGCGCGGGCCGCGGCCGAGAAGTGGTCGGCGGAGAGCACGCTGCGCCGGCTGGAGGCGGTGCTCGGCTGCCGCGAGGCGATCACGCTGAACGTGAAGCCGCGGATCGCGGTGGAGGCGATGATGCTGTCGCTCTGGAAGGGCTAA
- a CDS encoding D-arabinono-1,4-lactone oxidase, which produces MARTAPAPIATWSNWSGNQQVRPVRVAKPTSTDEMSALLQDAAATGHRVKPVGSGHSFTAVAVADDIQIDTSGLSRIVSVDRAARLVTTQAGARLHTLNDVLSGHGLALPNLGDVDVQTVAGAISTGTHGTGATVGCLSTFVERLTLVTAAGEVLHCAADRHPDVFAAARVGLGALGVITEVTLRCVDAFVLRAHETPVLLADVLAGVDDLIAGNDHFEFFWYPYTGRGQAKTSNRVPLDDAPLPRFRAWLDDEFLSNTVYGGLCRLGRAVPALVPSVHEVAARGLTERTYTARSDRVFCTTRRVRFTEMEYAVPRAALPEALAALERILAALPFRVQFPVEVRFTAADDIWLSHGYGRDSAYLALHQFQGAPYEPYFRAFERVATALGGRPHWGKLHYRDAESLRAAYPRFDDFRAVRDRLDPGRVMQNAYTRQVLGA; this is translated from the coding sequence ATGGCCCGCACAGCACCGGCACCGATCGCCACCTGGTCCAACTGGTCCGGCAACCAGCAGGTCAGGCCCGTGCGTGTGGCGAAGCCGACCAGCACCGACGAGATGTCCGCCCTCCTCCAGGATGCCGCCGCGACCGGGCACCGCGTCAAGCCCGTGGGTAGCGGTCACTCGTTCACGGCCGTCGCCGTCGCGGACGACATCCAGATCGATACGAGCGGTCTGTCGCGGATCGTGTCCGTCGACCGGGCGGCCCGGCTCGTCACCACGCAGGCCGGCGCGCGGCTGCACACGCTCAACGACGTGCTGTCCGGGCACGGTCTCGCGCTGCCCAACCTCGGCGACGTCGACGTGCAGACCGTCGCCGGGGCGATCTCCACCGGTACGCACGGGACCGGTGCCACGGTCGGGTGTCTTTCCACGTTCGTGGAACGGCTGACGCTGGTCACCGCCGCCGGCGAGGTGCTGCACTGCGCCGCGGACCGGCACCCGGACGTGTTCGCGGCCGCCCGCGTCGGTCTCGGCGCGCTCGGCGTCATCACCGAGGTCACGCTGCGCTGCGTGGACGCGTTCGTGCTCCGCGCGCACGAGACGCCGGTGCTGCTCGCCGACGTGCTGGCCGGCGTGGACGACCTGATCGCGGGGAACGACCACTTCGAGTTCTTCTGGTACCCGTACACCGGCCGGGGTCAGGCGAAGACCAGCAACCGGGTGCCGCTGGACGACGCGCCGCTGCCCCGGTTCCGCGCCTGGCTCGACGACGAGTTCCTGTCGAACACGGTCTACGGCGGCCTCTGCCGCCTCGGCCGGGCCGTTCCCGCGCTGGTCCCGAGCGTGCACGAGGTCGCCGCCCGCGGGCTCACCGAGCGCACCTATACGGCCCGCTCCGACCGCGTCTTCTGCACGACCCGGCGGGTCCGGTTCACCGAGATGGAGTACGCGGTGCCCCGCGCCGCGCTACCGGAGGCGCTGGCCGCGCTGGAGCGCATCCTGGCGGCGCTGCCGTTCCGGGTGCAGTTCCCGGTCGAGGTCCGGTTCACCGCGGCGGACGACATCTGGCTCTCCCACGGGTACGGCCGCGACTCCGCGTACCTCGCCCTGCACCAGTTCCAGGGCGCGCCGTACGAGCCGTACTTCCGCGCGTTCGAGCGGGTCGCGACGGCGCTGGGCGGCCGCCCGCACTGGGGCAAGCTGCACTACCGCGACGCGGAGTCGCTGCGTGCGGCCTACCCCCGCTTCGACGACTTCCGCGCCGTCCGCGACCGCCTCGACCCCGGCCGGGTCATGCAGAACGCCTACACCAGGCAGGTCCTCGGCGCCTGA
- a CDS encoding amino acid deaminase/aldolase produces the protein MPPTDREALRARLDRATAHLDPPVGVVDLTAFDANADALTTRAAGKPIRVAAKSVRCRALLERVLARPGWAGVMAYTLPEAIWLVRSGVSEDVLVAYPTVSRAALAELGADPELAAAISIMADSPAQLDLVDSVAAPDRRAEIRVCLDLDASWRPLGGRLHLGVRRSPVHSATQAGRFAEHVVRRPGFRLVGLMAYEAQIAGLGDAPPRQAARGLIIRAVQKRSGTELLPRRVAAVAAVRELADLEFVNGGGTGSVAATAQDPSVTEVTAGSGLYGPALFDGYRAWRPVPAAFFGLSVVRRPADGFATVLGGGWVASGPAEKSRLPLPWLPEGLGYVGSEGPGEVQTPLSGPAADSLRPGDRVWFRHAKAGELCEHLNELHLIEDDRVVATAPTYRGEGHAFLG, from the coding sequence GTGCCCCCCACGGACCGCGAGGCGCTGCGCGCGCGACTGGACCGCGCCACCGCCCACCTCGACCCGCCGGTCGGCGTGGTCGACCTGACCGCGTTCGACGCGAACGCGGACGCGCTGACCACCCGGGCGGCCGGCAAGCCGATCCGGGTCGCCGCGAAGTCCGTACGCTGCCGGGCACTGCTGGAGCGGGTGCTGGCCCGGCCCGGCTGGGCGGGCGTGATGGCGTACACGCTGCCCGAGGCGATCTGGCTGGTGCGCTCCGGCGTGAGCGAGGACGTGCTGGTCGCCTACCCGACGGTGAGCCGGGCCGCGCTCGCCGAGCTGGGCGCCGACCCGGAACTCGCCGCCGCGATCTCGATCATGGCGGACAGCCCCGCGCAGCTCGACCTGGTGGACTCGGTCGCCGCACCGGACCGGCGCGCGGAGATCCGCGTCTGCCTGGACCTGGACGCGTCCTGGCGACCGCTCGGTGGCCGGCTGCACCTCGGCGTGCGCCGCTCGCCGGTGCACTCCGCCACGCAGGCCGGCCGGTTCGCCGAGCACGTGGTGCGGCGCCCGGGCTTCCGGCTGGTCGGGCTGATGGCCTACGAGGCGCAGATCGCCGGGCTCGGCGACGCGCCGCCCCGGCAGGCCGCCCGCGGCCTGATCATCCGCGCCGTGCAGAAGCGGTCCGGGACCGAGCTGCTCCCCCGGCGGGTGGCCGCGGTCGCCGCCGTGCGCGAGCTGGCCGACCTGGAATTCGTCAACGGCGGCGGCACCGGCAGCGTCGCCGCCACCGCACAGGACCCGTCCGTCACCGAGGTGACCGCCGGCTCCGGCCTCTACGGTCCCGCGCTGTTCGACGGGTACCGCGCGTGGCGGCCCGTACCGGCCGCGTTCTTCGGCCTGTCCGTCGTCCGCCGCCCGGCCGACGGCTTCGCCACCGTGCTCGGCGGCGGCTGGGTCGCGTCCGGCCCCGCGGAGAAGAGCCGGCTCCCGTTGCCGTGGCTGCCCGAGGGCCTCGGCTACGTCGGCTCCGAGGGGCCCGGCGAGGTCCAGACCCCGCTGTCCGGCCCCGCCGCCGACTCGCTGCGCCCCGGCGACCGGGTCTGGTTCCGACACGCCAAGGCCGGAGAGCTCTGCGAACACCTCAACGAGCTTCACCTGATCGAGGACGACCGGGTCGTCGCCACGGCACCGACCTATCGCGGCGAGGGGCACGCGTTCCTGGGCTGA
- a CDS encoding type VII secretion target, translating to MESMREAADRLDGAASTLDSAYRKLVDLEAPTWIGADAPGRLGELHRSLRTQWTRVVEGHAREAASTAARLAGAAESLRIAAAAYAETDHAAAARFRSR from the coding sequence ATGGAGAGCATGCGCGAGGCCGCCGACCGACTCGACGGCGCCGCGTCGACCCTGGACTCGGCGTACCGGAAGCTCGTCGACCTGGAGGCGCCCACCTGGATCGGCGCGGACGCGCCGGGCCGCCTCGGCGAGCTGCACCGCTCGCTGCGCACGCAGTGGACCCGGGTGGTCGAGGGGCACGCCCGGGAGGCCGCGTCCACCGCGGCCCGGCTCGCCGGTGCGGCCGAGTCGTTGCGCATCGCGGCGGCCGCGTACGCCGAGACCGACCACGCCGCCGCCGCCCGATTCCGAAGCCGATAA
- a CDS encoding YbaB/EbfC family nucleoid-associated protein — translation MPREIDEAWVDEAITRYRRIQTAQADFDRAAAMVAVTVRSSDGTVEVDVTATGVITEVRILGSLHGRTGRDLSAAVTAAVTAATEAARWAREKLRAEAFADYPSLAD, via the coding sequence ATGCCCCGCGAGATCGACGAGGCGTGGGTCGACGAGGCCATCACGCGCTATCGCCGAATCCAGACCGCGCAGGCGGATTTCGACCGCGCCGCGGCGATGGTCGCGGTGACCGTCCGCTCCTCGGACGGCACGGTGGAGGTCGACGTCACCGCGACCGGCGTGATCACGGAGGTGCGGATTCTCGGCTCGCTGCACGGCCGCACCGGCCGGGACCTGTCCGCGGCGGTCACGGCCGCCGTCACCGCCGCGACCGAGGCCGCACGCTGGGCGCGGGAGAAGCTGCGCGCCGAGGCCTTCGCGGACTACCCGTCCCTCGCGGACTGA
- the tmk gene encoding dTMP kinase codes for MLGVASLGDWLGLLATAIFASAQVTGSAAKGLVFGSTIAVRLLPALVLGPVAGVLADRFDRRLTMVVCDLLRFLLFLSIPLVALAVDNPGLIVTWAAIATFLIEAITLIWIPAKEAAVPNLIPRARLEISNQLSLITTYGITPVIAALSLSALDAIVRSGVVPQPPEWGGPAQLALYFNAFSRLALAAVVFFGIKEISGRGDRREQQDQGMLRQFAEGWKYVGKTPMVRGLVLGILGAFGGGGIVIGTARFFTASLGAGDAAFYLLFGTLFIGLGAGIGLGPVIIRDLSRRRWFGMSIVLAAGSVMFLAFAIHLAMAILGALLVGAGAGMAFLAGTTLLGGEIGDDVRGRVFAVVNTGTRMILMIAIALSGVIVGAGGSRRVEIAGLSVSFSSTRALLLVAGAVGIVAGISAFRQMDDKRGVPVLADLWGSMRGRPLSAAEPRHAAGLFVVFEGGEGAGKSTQVKALAAGLRQHGRTVVVTREPGATEIGAEIRNLVLHGSPPAPRAEALLYAADRAHHVATVVRPALGRGEVVISDRYIDSSLAYQGAGRTLPVEEISWLSSWATGGLKPDLVVLLDVDPSVGLSRVSGRGEGTDRLESEATAFHERVRYAFLDLAAADPRRYLVLDASRSPEELSGAIMDRVLGMTQEPDESAATVERSAA; via the coding sequence GTGCTCGGTGTCGCGTCGCTCGGCGATTGGCTCGGCCTGCTGGCCACCGCGATCTTCGCGTCCGCGCAGGTCACCGGTTCCGCGGCGAAGGGACTGGTGTTCGGCTCGACGATCGCGGTGCGGCTGCTCCCGGCGCTGGTGCTCGGCCCGGTGGCCGGTGTGCTGGCCGACCGGTTCGACCGCCGGCTCACCATGGTCGTCTGCGACCTCCTCCGCTTCCTGCTGTTCCTCTCCATCCCGCTCGTCGCGCTGGCGGTGGACAACCCGGGCCTCATCGTGACCTGGGCCGCGATCGCCACGTTCCTGATCGAGGCGATCACGCTGATCTGGATCCCGGCCAAGGAGGCCGCGGTCCCGAACCTGATCCCGCGCGCCCGGCTGGAGATCTCCAACCAGCTGTCGCTGATCACCACGTACGGGATCACCCCGGTGATCGCGGCGCTCAGTCTCTCCGCGCTGGACGCGATCGTCCGCTCCGGCGTGGTGCCGCAGCCGCCGGAGTGGGGCGGGCCCGCGCAGCTGGCGCTCTACTTCAACGCGTTCTCCCGGCTCGCGCTCGCGGCCGTGGTGTTCTTCGGGATCAAGGAGATCAGCGGCCGCGGCGACCGGCGTGAGCAGCAGGACCAGGGCATGCTGCGCCAGTTCGCCGAGGGCTGGAAGTACGTCGGCAAGACCCCGATGGTCCGCGGCCTGGTGCTCGGCATCCTCGGCGCGTTCGGCGGCGGCGGCATCGTGATCGGCACCGCCCGGTTCTTCACCGCCTCGCTGGGTGCCGGTGACGCCGCGTTCTACCTGCTCTTCGGCACGCTCTTCATCGGTCTCGGTGCCGGCATCGGCCTCGGCCCGGTGATCATCCGGGATCTGTCCCGGCGCCGCTGGTTCGGCATGAGCATCGTGCTGGCCGCCGGCTCGGTGATGTTCCTGGCGTTCGCGATCCACCTGGCCATGGCGATCCTGGGCGCGCTGCTGGTCGGCGCGGGCGCCGGCATGGCGTTCCTGGCCGGCACCACGCTGCTCGGCGGCGAGATCGGCGACGACGTGCGCGGCCGGGTCTTCGCGGTGGTCAACACCGGCACCCGGATGATCCTGATGATCGCGATTGCGCTCTCCGGCGTGATCGTCGGCGCCGGTGGGTCCCGCCGGGTGGAGATCGCCGGGCTGAGCGTCTCGTTCTCCTCCACCCGGGCACTGCTGCTGGTCGCGGGCGCGGTCGGGATCGTCGCCGGGATAAGCGCGTTCCGGCAGATGGACGACAAGCGCGGCGTGCCGGTGCTGGCCGACCTGTGGGGCTCGATGCGCGGGCGCCCGCTCTCCGCGGCCGAGCCACGGCACGCCGCCGGCCTCTTCGTGGTCTTCGAGGGTGGCGAGGGGGCGGGCAAGTCCACGCAGGTCAAGGCGCTCGCCGCGGGGCTGCGCCAGCACGGCCGGACCGTGGTGGTCACGCGCGAGCCGGGCGCCACCGAGATCGGTGCGGAGATCCGCAACCTGGTGCTGCACGGCTCGCCGCCGGCACCGCGCGCGGAGGCGCTGCTCTACGCGGCCGACCGGGCCCACCACGTCGCCACCGTGGTCCGGCCGGCACTGGGCCGGGGCGAGGTGGTGATCAGCGACCGGTACATCGACTCGTCGCTGGCCTACCAGGGCGCCGGCCGGACGCTGCCGGTCGAGGAGATCTCCTGGCTGTCCTCGTGGGCCACCGGCGGGCTCAAACCGGACCTGGTGGTGCTGCTGGACGTGGACCCGAGCGTCGGGCTCAGCCGGGTCTCCGGCCGGGGCGAGGGCACCGACCGGCTGGAGAGCGAGGCGACCGCGTTCCACGAGCGGGTGCGGTACGCGTTCCTCGACCTCGCCGCCGCCGACCCGCGCCGCTACCTGGTGCTGGACGCGTCCCGTTCGCCGGAGGAGCTCTCCGGCGCGATCATGGACCGGGTGCTCGGCATGACCCAGGAACCCGACGAGTCCGCGGCCACAGTGGAGAGGAGCGCCGCCTGA